The following is a genomic window from Hemibagrus wyckioides isolate EC202008001 linkage group LG22, SWU_Hwy_1.0, whole genome shotgun sequence.
tctctcacacacacacacacacacactctctcactccctctctctctcacacacagtctctctccctctctctctctctctctctctctctctctctctctcacacacacaatctctctctctctctctctctctcacacacacacactctctctctctctctctctcacacactctctctctctctctctctctctctctcacacactctctctctctctctctctctctcacacacacacactctctctctctctctcacacactctctcacacacacaatctctctctctctctctctctctctctctctctcacactctccctttctctctctctctctctctctctctctctctcacagacactcttcctttctcactctctctctctctctcacagacacacacacaatctctctctctctctctctctctctctctcacacaaacacactctctctctctctctctctctctctcacacacacacactctctctctctctctctctctctctctctctctctctctctctctctctctctctctctctctctctctctctcacacactctctctctctctctctctctctctctctctctctctctctctcacacacactctctctctctctctctctctctctctctctctctctcacacacacaatctctctctctgtctccctctctctctccctctctctccctctccctctctctctgtctctccctctctctctcacacacactctctctttctctctctctctctctctctctctctctctctctcacactctctctctctctctctctcacacactctctctctctctctctctctctctctctcacacacacacactctctctctctctctcacacactctctcacacacactctctctctctctctctctctctctctctctctctctcttcttttctctctttctctcgcctCGATCCCTTTCGCACTTTCATCCCCGGCTCGGTGTGACGCAAGCATGTAGACTCCAACTCTGCAATTAGTGTCAGCGTTTGATAATAGCTCTGCCACCGGCGCTATAAAGCCCACGGTGGTAGCGACGGAGAGAACAACAGGTGAACTTAATGAACTGCAATTTTTTCAAAGATTGATTTCTCAGAACAGCCTCGCTGACATTTGCCTCGATGTGCGCCCGCACGCATAAATTCCCGCGCCGTTCGCTCGACCGCGTACCTGTTCGCGGAGGCTGCGTCCGTGGTGAGGAACACTGTGGAATTATGAATACGGACAAAATGAGATTTAATTAGCTTACCCTTTCTTCTCTCCGCTATGTCCGGCCATTTATATCTTTTATTAGCTGTGTTTCAGTACGGTGTGCTAACATCACCATGACAAAGGCTGTTATTAGTCTGTTAAACGTGTTAAATGAGGAATCGAGTCGACATCACTGTAGACGCAAGTGTTTGCTAACAGCTGTTTGTTTACAGGAGTGTTAATAATATCAACACGCCACACTTATTAAAAAttacacagtatatacacacacaaactctatTTTCATCAGCACCACGTTTCCTGTGAACCATCACGATCCTattcagcttgataaatgaTGCTTAAGATTCTTATATggtaataatacaaataatacaagatgcattattattatatctacacacacacacacacacacacattttaaaatgtagtaCATCAGTAATAATAACTACAAGCTACAGTAACAATGCCAGTGAGGTTTATAGATCAGTGTATTAGTAAATTTACGTCCGAATTTTTCCgaaactaaaaaaataacagcGCTTTTGGTTGGCACTCACGTGTGTACGTTGATGAATCGGCTGTAAATTATTAAGCATAAAGAGATATTATATTCTACCATATAAGGTCATGAAGTGATCTTGTATTATTACCATATAAGCTCATAAATTAATCTCTAAGCAtcatttatcaagctgaatACGATCAATTTTTTCGTTAATCTTTCAGTAAATCATTCATCTCGAGGCTCGGTTGACTTTTATTTTGGCGACGTCCACGAAACTCACGAACACGACAACAGAAGACTGAAcagtgacggtgtgtgtgttacacctTCCAGAAGGCTTTaatagggtgccattacttttatcCCAGTTGTATAGCCGATCTCGTTTGCCTTAATTTTTTAGATTGCTTTCTTTCAAGTACTGTACTGAATATATAATGATCAACAAATTTCCAGTTTTCAATTTTTGTGGATAAAATTTTCACTTTATgtaaaattatgaaaaaaagTCTCCTtatgtacatttacataaacCTAGGAGCTCTAATAGGGTGCAGAATTATTTTTCCAAATGAACTGTAATTTCATCAATACCAGAtttccagtgtaaatgctcctgtGAATAATTTACtgaatgatttatgaataaattgaTCATattcagcttgataaatgaTGCCCAAAGATTCATTTATGAGCTTATATGGTAATAATACCAGAACACTTTATGACCTTCTATGGTAGAATATATTTATGAccctatatattaaaatataattatatattatatattaaaatataatatatcgTTATGACCTTATATAATAGTAATACAATATCATTTTATGAGCTTATATGCTAATAATACAGATAGACTAATAAAGATAGTTTTTTGCCCTTAATTTGTTTGAATGTCTCTTCACagaatgtgctgtgtgttaatCAGGATTAACATGTCAGGATAAAGTTTAAGAAGGTCAGATTATGGAACAACCCTCCTGTTATCCTCAAATTTACAAACATGTTTTTCCCTTGGGGTTAATTTAATCCTCCAGAAAATAATTTTTCTCCAGTTTATTTTGTCAGGTAATTTATGTTTCCTAAACACCCAGAATTTCTATTGCGTGTACTATagaaaaatttacaaatcaACATACAATCTCAGTGATTGATGTCAAATTGGACAAAAagatctttttgtttttgtttttaatggttttatttttattttatttttttgttattttaaggATAGTAACATATAATGAGGATAGTAACATGTGACAAGGATAGTGACATGTAACAAGGATAGTGGTGAGAGGAGAGGTAGACCTCACAGGTGTCGACTCCCTGGTATGCTAATACAAAAGCTTAGAGGTGATACTtacttaaaaaatgaaaatgaaatgaaacagcctttatttgtcacatatacattacagcacagtgaaattctttcttcacatatcccatccttggaggttggggtcagagcgcagggtcagccatgatacagcacccctggagcagagagagttaagggccttgctcaagggcccaaaagtggcaacttggcggtgcttgaacccctgatcttccggtcaacgacccagagccttaaccacttgagccaccactgcccaacTTACACTGCACTGCACAACTTAGAGTTGGCCCCCAACTGTAGGCTAGTTCATAGTTCCATCATTCCACCATTTGGTGTTGAGAGCTAGGATGTGTAAATTACTACAATAGTAACATTTAACATGTAAGGTTTTCCATCCCCCATGTCATGTGAAGTCATGTGAAATTATAAAATTGATTGTTATAGTGACCTCAATATTATCCAAAACAACCAAAGcagattaattaatttttatgtgttttatacaGCTAAAACAGCTTGAGGTTGACCCCAAGGAATGCTGATGCCACAAAACGTGTACTGGACACTGAAAACATATTATCATGACCATTTTATGTTTACCTGGCTTGTCCCTATTAaattttagacaaaaaaaattcttttaaacatatattttgtggcattaaacattaaatgggATCAAACACACCACAAGGATAATAGGAGGGttaacttaattaattaataattaaacttgCTTTAAACTAGCCTTCGGTAGCTATTAAGCTGCATTTGTCATACCGACCTGCCAACCATTTCATTATGCTAGCAAATAAGCTAGCTACTTACCATGCTAGTTAGCAAACTGGCACaattctgtagtgtgtgaggaaaaTGAGTTTTATATTcaaatctgtttgtgttcactGTGTTTACTCGAAGTTTCCATATCAAAATATGACTTTGTCAGGCTCACAACATCAGTATAGCTTTGAGAGCTCATAGAAATTCGAATTTTTGGTTGATGCTAAGTGCAATTTCAGAcatatttgatttctttttagcCATTTACCAACACATCTGAGGTGAATGTTGATTCTGCTGATATTTTGGCTGGTTTTCTTTGTTTAAACAAGTTATCAGCTATTGTTTTGTCTAGATGAATTGCCTCAGCGATTAGCTAGCCTGGTGTGCTGTCGTGGGTTATTTgtagttgcctagcaacagtgctCTCACAACATTAAATACTTAAGAACTATATTTAAAGGAACGACTGTATGCATCTCAAATCACTTctaaggaaaaggaaaaaaataaataaatatatgactCGCGTTCTTAGAATCTGGTGTGTTTGTGGCGTCTTCTGTCATGAGTGGAAGTTGAAAAGGTCAGGATAAAAATAGGACTGAATGACAGGAAACGTCTCTCGCTACGTCTTAGAACAACATTGGATCACGTCTTACTTAAATACGCTACTTTAAGGCgtgtgctgtgtttttgtttagtcAGTGAGCTGAAGCTGAAGTGATATATCCATAAACACAGCAGAGGGATTGAAATGAggggtgaaaaaataaaacctggGTTATgttcagaataataataataataataataataaatttccGGCACCTCAGGACGTCTTAGAAACCAgctgtgtgtttaatatgaatatttaaagaACTTCCCATTTAGGCTTCAAGTACAGGCACGGCTTATGGTCTCGACTGTCCAGATAACAAAATACTGCtggagtgtgttcatgttcattCATTATAGCTCCAAATCCCAAATATATCCAGACAAGACATGATTGCTGAGTTGTGTTCGCTCCTGTAGCTTTGCACCCGAGGCTAACTTTGTTCATCTCACTCTAAAGCATTCCATATTTATAGATGCCAGTGTCCTCAACCATATCACAGGTCTGAGTGATGTCTCTATAGAGCTGCATGTGGCTCTGAGGCAGATATTCACACGCAAGGCTTTGGGTAGGACGAGCGAGATGTCTGTTATTTCTTAGATCCAATAAGTGGAGGGTTTTTTGGGTTTTATGGtttcctccacctccacctccacccaaAAATGCTCAGGAAGATGGATTAGTGTCTATTTTCTAGTATTTGGTACTAGTGTGTGTGAACTGCAAGGGATCGGGGTCCCATCCACactgtacagtggaaccttggtaTACAAATGCcttcccttatgaattttcatcTTAacaattgaaattttgcaagaaattagcATCGGCATACGAACTGAACCGAACCGAATggcggctaagttgcgcgtacatcTGGGAGCCGTTcctgttagcgtcagtggaaagccaagcgaaacCAACCGCAAttagtttacaaattttttttcagtcagcgaaagctggttggaaagagtcaacccacgataccaacgttaccTTCAGCATGCATTCAAAACCTAGGTGATTTtccgggtgtttttttgttgacagattggtggcgtgggtgatctgttctatttctaGCCCAAGGTTGGTgtcacgacttcctgtgaggacccttgacatggaatggtCAGGCTTgggttctttgtaagcagccgtacagtttacatacgcttcatattgggaatattggtcatattgttgggcggctggaacggataatctttacatatttacattattccttataggaaaatttgtttcacaatacaaactttcaccttaagaactcgcctccagaagcaattaaattcatatgccaaggttccactgtattcctGATGTGCCTGATGTTCCTGGGATACTCTGACCAGGATGAGGCgcttactgaagatgactgaatgaatgagctTCACAATTTGCCTTCTGCCCATCAAGAAGCAGACGCTTGGAGGTATGATGCAAATGCAAGGGGTTTTATTACAAAAATTCACAAAATTAGGAACAGGATCAAAGCAAAGTAGATCACAGTCGAGATCAGGGAACATACAAAGTCCAGTCACTGGGTTAACGATAGCAGAATTCAGGCTAGAATAAATGTCACTAAAATACAGGAACTAAAGTCACGCTTTGTAAACGTGTGAATGGAAACAGTCAGTGTAAAGCAGACGTATGTAATTAAACACGGGTGACAACAATTAGAACACAGATGGTGACTGAACGTGGGAGTACAGGGGATCGCTGGGAGTTGGAGTGCATAGCTGCCATGTTTGTTGGAGTTTGTGGAGTGTCATGATGTGATTACTGCATCcctcttattttattatttttttctgttttaccAAGGAAACGACGATGTGCACAAAATGTCCcatgtttttccttttctaaaGGTCAAATATGACACCCCGGTGCCTGGTTGGAGCCGACAAGACGATTTCTTTCTTGAACTTTTCAcctattttttctgtttttgttcattattttaatattggTTTCTGGTCCTAGCCTTATGAGGACCTGTCAAGACAAGCTTGGGGAAAAGTAAACACGCAAGAGATTTACATTCCTTTTAAAGAAGTTTTGTAGTAAATTCGCCCCCcccccctcgctctctctcgctcaccccttgtcttttgtttttgtacatTATTTTACAGCTTTCCTTGTAAATGGATTCATTTACAGAACTTAGAGAGTGCATCTTTACTGCTCTGGAAGTAAAGAAAGTTATAGTAAAAGcctgaggacagagagagagaaagaggatgtTGGCTGGAAGTCTTTGtcagattttattatattagtCATATTTCCTGTCTTAAAGGAAAGCGCTGCACTGAACCATTCCACATTTTAAAAGGATTTATGATGCTGTATATTTTTGTCTAATGAAACGTCACGTATAggcttttaaaaaagaattgaATGGCCCATGACTTCTAGAGGTGTGAGATTTGAACTGCAGGAcattactgattaaaaaaatatatgaataaaagtgTGATGGTGATTACAGTCTTCTTCTTCGAACCTGAGAATGAATTTCACATGTTGGCAAATAATAATGATCCCCTTTACAACATCATGGGGAAGTAATGATAGAATTATACTGTAAGCTGGGATAATAGATTTGGACTATTATTCTCCTGCCGTTTCTCAGTGCAAGAGGAAAAAcccagaaagagaagaaaaaaaacacagatagAGAATAGAGGACGGGATTGCAGTGGACAGATCGAGCCGCTGATCATCCCAGATCAGCATCAGCTGCTTGCTGTGGGAACACAAAGACACCACTACCCTAGCAAATGCAAACACTGAGGTTTTGGCTGGTTTTGTTAACTTGCGCTGTCGGGATAGTGATAGGAATGTCTAAGAGAATACTTAACGCtaatttaaatgtgtaaatCGGCTGCGGTTTTAACCTTGAATCCCGGACGCTTTCGTTTTTGTCTGTTTAGAGCAGCTTATAGTGCATGTGGTGAATCTTTTCAGATTCCCAGAATGGTAAATATGACTTTACTATGTTTGGACCCTTGGAAAAAGATTTTTTCCACTTCATGCTAGTTTATATTGCGTCCCTTTAATACTGACCAGAAGTGCATGTATTCAAGCCTCCGCACAGCCAAGCTGCCAGTGTTCGGTCCACAAGTAAAGCCCTCGGGTCTTTCTGCTCCAGAGATGCTGTATCACTGCAGAAGCTGTACTCTGACCCCGGCTTCCTTACAAGCTGTGATATgcgaaaaagtgaaaaagaattTCTCCATACTCTATTGACTGAAGTTTAACCAGCATTGTATTAGCAGCTATCTAAAAACAATGATAAAATTTTACTGCACTGTTTTAAAGTGAGCCGCTGAGGAGACTCCATAATTACCTGCTGGTTTGCACCATATGTTACACTGATCCTTCATCTTCCCTGAGGTTAATCCTTCAACATTACACAGACACTTTCACATCACGCAGaggatgtgtgtatataaagcCAGACTCACTTTATATCCAATATTagattttatacatttgtaCTGAATTTGCTTCTTCACTCTTGCTTGCACACACAACTGTGTAATCTCTGAATTTCCCTCAgggattaataaagtgattTACCCACACATCTACCAACCAAACCTGCCCActtacaaacacatttacatacaccgAACTAACCTAACCCACCCACCTCTATCCAACCTGACCCAACCCACCTAAAGCAAATCAACTGCACAAATACAAAATTaactactcacacacaaacaactaaCCAACTTACCCACCTACATAAATTCTTCCTTACACCTAACTAACCCTGCCCATCTACCTACATAATAACACGCAACCAATCTAACCCCCCTACCCATCTGCCTATCTTCCTACCTACACTTATCCAACTTAACCCACATAGTTACTTAACCTACACCAAACCAAACTAACCCACCAACCTAACTACCCACACCCAACAAACCTAACCCACCTACCTAACTACCCAAACAACTAACCCACTTAGTTATATCCCTACTCCTAACCCACTCATTTAATAACATCCAACTGTCAGGGGCATGGGGTGCCGGGTGGGAGAAATCAGACCCAAGTGCAGGGAAAGAGATCAGGCAGGGGTTCATCATAAAGTAACAAAAGAGCGCATCAGAAACAACCAGTATAAATAGGGGAGATAATCAGTGAAACATGAGGGACAGGTGTGCAGAGGCGGGAACGGGTGGGGCAAACACGtgagaacacaaaacataaacaaagacaCATGGCACAGGATATAAACAAACCCCTGCTGGAATGCCCCCTAGTTCCAACAGGGAATTAGCCAAGCCATCCATGACACCAACCAGTCTAAACAAGTTATCCCACTCACCCACCTAAAATCCTACCAAACCTAcacccaaccaaccaaacataaCTCAGCTACCACCAGGCTGCTTGGGAAATTCAGTATTTTCTGACTAGTGTATTTGTGACTACAGAGGATCCTGAGCAGCAAAATGCTTCCACTTGAATATGATGTAAAAGATGTATAAAGGAAACATGGTGTGTAAACAAGAGTTTTTTTGTTACTAACGATTACTGGGTCTGGCGTTCTTTTAAAGATGTCATCTTGTAACTCTTGTATTTTGGTTTAATTCTCATCAAGTTTCTACAATTTTTCCACTCACAGGTATCTGGGCATCACACGACCTTTAACGTACCCCGCACGTCAGAACGGTCAACTGATGGCGAAGATGATCTTCGGGGTGTGGCTGGTGTCGGCGTCCATCACGCTTCCGCCCTTTTGCGGCTGGGCGAAAAACATCAACGAAGAAGGAGTGTGTCTGATCAGCCAGGACTTCAGCTACACCATCTACTCCACCGCTGTGGCCTTCTACATCCCCATGCTCGTCATGCTCTTCATGTATTACAAGATCTTCAAAGCGGCGAGAAAGAGCGGCGCCAAGCATCGCTTCGAGTCGGTGAGGATGCAAGGGCTGAAAACGCAGCAGCACCCGGTGGCCGAGGAGTGCGTGGCGTTGTCTCGGCTCCTCAGCCCCGAGCGCCAGAACATGTCCATCTTCAAGCGTGAACAGAAAGCTGCCACCACGCTGGGTGTCATCCTCGGAGTCTTCACCATCTGCTGGCTGCCTTTTTTCATCCTGACCACGGCCAGGCCGTTTATATGCGGCATCGAGTGCAGCTGTGTCCCCATTTGGATCGAGAGGACGCTGCTGTGGTTCGGCTACGCCAACTCGCTCGTCAATCCGTTTATTTACGCCTTCTTTAACCGCGACCTGCGCTCCACCTACTGGGATTTGCTACGCTGCCGTTACCGCAACATCAACCGCAGACTTTCTGCCGTCGGCGTACACGAGGCCCTGAAGTTTTAAAACCAGTCCAGGCTTATTTCAGACCCTGTAAGGTCTAATGTTGGATTTGGATCCTATGTGGAgaggttgttttttgttttgtttttttttcacgagAAAACTCAAGGAAGGATGAAACCACATGCCACCTTTCAAGAGGCTTTTTCGGGGAAAAAAGATTTGCAGTAGAAAGGTGAACTCTGAAAAGGACACAGTAGGAGGTTGGGATGCTTCGGGATGCACGGGCATGGACGCTATTTTTGGACTCTGCGATGGAGAACAAAAGGGAGTGCTGAAGCAGGTTGACAGGTGATTTTAAATATCCTTAAAAAAGTGAAAAGGACGCATTATATTTGTGGATCTAACGAATGAGGATGAAAGGAGATTGCGGAATGGACAAGAGcgaggaaattttttttttttttttttttaaattttttttagaaagatcAAAATTTCTGGACTGCGTGAAGGACACTCTAAAGGTTTTTCcatgaaatttaaagtggaaACTATTTTCTGGGCCGTTTTCTTGGCTGGAATTCTCAAGGCAGATGTTTCTGTCCGTGTCAGATGTGGACTGCAAGCGCTAGTGGATAATCGCTGCTGTAGGGCTTGTGGTCAGCGCTGACTAATGTtgggaacgtgtgtgtgtgtgtgtttacgcgTGTTCCAAAGTGAAGGTGACAAGAGAGACAGGGCACAAATGCTGCGTCCAATGACTCACCCTGTGTATTTTAAGAAACATGCGTTTAGCAAGGGTCGGCTATGTCCTCCAAGGATTATCAGACTTGAGAAAGCTTCGTGTGAATGCCGTGCTCGGATCTGACCTGTTTTTTTGGCCAGATTTAACTGGGTTacgtataataataacaataataataataaggaaaaaatccacacacacagaggcttaATGATGGTAATTTGAGTCGCATTCAATTGCAAATGAACCTCTAGCATCTGGCCAGGACACAGAAATGTTCCATATGTACAATAACATTTTATTGTTGTATAATTGTCAAATATTTGTGCAGGAAAAACCTTCCCCTTTATGTATATTGTCAGTTGTAAATCAGTTCCCGGAAAGTTCTATGCTATTCTTTCCTGTATAATACGGAGAAGACAAAGtctatttaaatgttttgttatCATGTGGTTTATGCAGATGTTTCGTCTCGTATTCTGGAGAAAGAAACAGCTTTTTTGTTCTATGAAGAAGTGATTGTTGAGGATGAACGTGGATATTATTTGTTTCAGTTTTTCTGTTTACTTGAAAGCCATTCGAGCGGAAGTGAAGGATCCGATCGAGGCGTGTGGAGTCCCTCAtttataaaggaataaaacactccgtGTCATGCCGTTAATTGGACCCCGGGCTTGTTTGATTAAGCCGaggaagctgattattttcccgtaACAGCGCGACACcgcgtgttttattcctcttgtaccactgaaagaaacaaaacaaaaaaagtcattctttaataaatgaaatacaaaatagttcctgttatcgcttagCAGCTTGAAacctacatactgtatattcttCTTCCCTCACTTTCTGGTGaaggaaataaaacatacagCTTGTTATTGAGAAACTTGTAAAGCACAACAACATCCTCCAGCTTTAGATTTCCCTGTGATGGAAAAcattaaagttacagctttacctctgcctgttacaaagcactgacactggagactccttctttaaatgttaaataaacgtctttatatttaaaaagaaatcagcaTATGGATGTTTTGGATTATGTGGTGTATTAATGATACAGgtccctgtgtatgagctgttactatggaaacgataacccTGTGATTGTGGAAATGTTTCAAAGGGATGGCAAGAATTCTGGAGCTGTAACGATCTGTTTAACGTCTGTAAAGGACACGACTTAATTTAGGATCACGTGGAATTTGTTTACATAATTTTGCATATTGTTTACTTAGGAAATGCCACAATTTTTTATCATGTACGCATTGTATCTTTTCCGTCATGCATGATGTGTATGCCTTATGAGATGCGCACTAAAAACCTGGTGTGACTTTGACAAGCAACAAAAAAGggtaaagaaagaaatcaagaaaaagaaacaaaaattctGAACCTGAAAAACCACCTAAAAAAAATCTCCCAAAACAACCCCAAAATTGCCCTAAACAAAAGGCGAAAATTCCCAAAAATTCCTGAATGACAACAcggaaaaaaaaaccagaacaaaaatctcCCCCAAAAAAAACCAACCTGAAAATTCCCCCAAAAAACACAACCCAAAAAATTTCCCCCGCACAAAAAGACAACCTGAAAATTCCCCAAAAAACCAACCTGAAAATTTCTGAATAACAACCCAAAAATTCCAGacaatttttgaaaaaaaaaaaaaaaatccctgaattTCCTGAAAATTCCCCCAAATAATCTGAAAATTCCCGAAAATTCCTGAATAACAGCCCGAAAATTCCAGAAAAATCCCGAAAAACAATATGGAAAATCCTGGAAAATGAACTTCTATTACAGCTAAAAATCACTGTGTTTAAATTAAAGACAACTTTTTTGTGGTCCTTAAATATCCAGATAAAtgttttgtgtagtgtgaaGTAACAAGTCACTCATGGTATCTTGTGCATGTGTCATCTCGGCATTTTGCCCAAAATAATCTGCAAGTTAGCTGATTTAATCCAATATTAACCAGTCCTTCCTAAAAGAAATCTTTTCATCATCAATCTGtgtcttgaagttaataagtcagtccctccaggattctGTGATCACAGAAGTTTACAGAAAATCAAGAAAACTCCACAATATTCACAGAATCTCGCAATTCGACGGCAGATTTATTTTGCAGATTTGGGCCGATatttgtattgtgtattatgtAACGTCATCACAACACGCATTCATCCAAATCCCTCTTCCTTTAACGACTCGGAACAAGTCATTACATATGTGGCTTTACtgctaggagtttaaaagagGAATCTAATTagttttctgtaaaataaatgaaatgaaatgaaatgaaattggcacaatttttgctttttaaaaacacCCCCAGAAAAATCAATAATTTGATGGACACAATAAAcgagtaagtaaataaatacataaataaataaataaaataaaatacaattaaattaaattcatat
Proteins encoded in this region:
- the htr7c gene encoding 5-hydroxytryptamine receptor 7, with protein sequence MFNSSPSASTLFFSADRDHDVAGGSSRTFRGGGVGVGVGDGDGNNGSCTEQPLEFAPAEKVAVGLALAAVTAVTVIGNALVVVAVCVVKKLRQPSNYLLVSLAAADLSVALGVMPFAIATDLTGGKWLFGEAFCNVFIGMDVMCCTASIMTLCVISVDRYLGITRPLTYPARQNGQLMAKMIFGVWLVSASITLPPFCGWAKNINEEGVCLISQDFSYTIYSTAVAFYIPMLVMLFMYYKIFKAARKSGAKHRFESVRMQGLKTQQHPVAEECVALSRLLSPERQNMSIFKREQKAATTLGVILGVFTICWLPFFILTTARPFICGIECSCVPIWIERTLLWFGYANSLVNPFIYAFFNRDLRSTYWDLLRCRYRNINRRLSAVGVHEALKF